The following proteins are encoded in a genomic region of Arcobacter suis CECT 7833:
- a CDS encoding succinyldiaminopimelate transaminase, whose protein sequence is MNFEKYPFEKLNELLADIVPNEKYELSALTIGEPKFETPLFIQDKLKETSSSLRKYPSTIGEPFLRESMINFVKTRFNVTLQMNQIVPTFGTREVLFNFPQFALFDKTNPVMAFTNPFYQIYEGAAIASRAEVIHIDLTKENNFKATLSDEDLKRCDLVILNFPNNPTSASMGVDELGEWVKKALEFDFILVNDECYSEIYFDENRKPASLLEASILVGNKDFKNVLVMNSISKRSSAPGLRSGFIAGDANILKEYLQYRTYIGCASPVPLQEAAAVAWNDQNHVNEFRKIYKKNFELAHEILGTPIPEATFYIWLEVDDEIEFTKNLYKEKNIKVLPGSFLGRNGLGKGYIRIALVENEEKTREVLKRLKDFIDG, encoded by the coding sequence ATGAATTTTGAAAAATATCCATTTGAAAAATTAAATGAATTATTAGCTGATATTGTTCCAAATGAAAAATATGAATTATCAGCTTTAACTATTGGTGAACCAAAATTTGAAACGCCTTTATTTATCCAAGATAAATTAAAAGAAACAAGTTCAAGTTTACGAAAATATCCCTCAACAATTGGTGAGCCATTTTTGAGAGAATCAATGATAAATTTTGTGAAAACAAGATTTAATGTAACTTTACAAATGAATCAAATTGTTCCAACATTTGGAACAAGAGAAGTTTTATTTAACTTTCCACAATTTGCTTTATTTGACAAAACAAATCCAGTTATGGCATTTACAAATCCATTTTACCAAATTTATGAAGGAGCAGCGATTGCTTCAAGAGCAGAAGTTATTCATATTGATTTAACAAAAGAGAATAATTTTAAAGCAACACTTAGTGATGAAGATTTAAAAAGATGTGATTTAGTAATTTTAAATTTTCCAAATAATCCGACATCAGCTTCAATGGGTGTTGACGAGTTAGGAGAATGGGTAAAAAAAGCTTTAGAGTTTGATTTTATACTTGTAAATGATGAGTGTTATTCTGAAATCTATTTTGATGAAAACAGAAAACCAGCTTCACTTTTAGAAGCTTCTATTTTGGTTGGAAATAAAGATTTTAAAAATGTTTTAGTAATGAACTCTATTTCAAAAAGAAGTTCTGCTCCAGGGCTACGAAGTGGATTTATTGCAGGTGATGCAAATATTTTAAAAGAGTATTTACAATATAGAACTTATATTGGATGTGCATCTCCAGTTCCTCTTCAAGAAGCAGCAGCAGTTGCTTGGAATGACCAAAATCATGTGAATGAATTTAGAAAAATCTATAAAAAGAATTTTGAACTTGCCCATGAAATTTTAGGAACACCAATTCCAGAAGCAACTTTTTATATTTGGTTAGAGGTTGATGATGAAATAGAGTTTACAAAAAACTTATACAAAGAAAAAAATATCAAAGTACTACCAGGAAGTTTTTTAGGAAGAAATGGTTTAGGAAAAGGTTATATCAGAATAGCACTTGTTGAAAATGAAGAAAAAACAAGGGAAGTTCTTAAAAGATTAAAGGATTTTATAGATGGATAA